TGGTGTGTCTCGACAGGCCATCGGTTCTCGCCCTGGTCGAAACGGCTGTTTCCCCGGATGGGAAGGAGGGATTGAGCGTCGAGATCCGCTCGCACCGACCGCCTTTAGCTTGCAGGCACAACAGCAGCCCATCTTAGCGGAGTTCGCTGCCCCGGTGCAACGCAACCGCCGACGGTCAGCCTTCGGTGTGGCTGGCGTCGCCATCGGGCCTTCGGCCGGTCGGCGGATTCATCGCAGCATCGGCGACTGCCGCGCCTGAGCCGCTGTAGATGTTGACGACTGCGTGGACCCCGGCCTCGGTGAAATGACCGACTTGGCCTTGGCGCTGCACGACCGCGGCGATGGTGCCGTCGAAGCCGGCGATCCGCAGCTGGTCGAGGGCGAACGTGTTCGAGTCGTGGATTGCCATGGCCAGGATGACCGTGCGGGCCGTTCCTCCTACCACCAGACGGTGCCAGAACTCATGGTCGGTGGCGTCGCCTTCCAGCACATTGAACTCATCGCGCTTGAGCTCCTCCACCACCAGGTGGTCGTTGTCGATGCCGATGACCGACAGGCCACCCCGATCGACGAGCCGTTGGTAGGCGCCGACGCCGATGCGCCCCATACCCAGCACGACCACCTCGGCGGCACCGGTGTCTATCGGACGGTCCGTCGGTCGCAGACGGGCCTCGTTCTCGTCCGGCAGGACCTCGTCGAGGCGGGCCACGATCTGCAGGCTGTAGGCATTGGCCAGTGAGGAGATGATCATGCCGATCGCCACGGCCAATGCGGTCACGGTCAGCCAATTGTCTGCGAACACCCCGTTGGCCACTCCGACCGCGACGACGATGAGCGCGAATTCGGAGAAGTTGCTCAATGCCAGGCTGGTGCGGACGCTCGTCCGGTTGCGCAGGCCGAAGAGACGCCCCATCAGGTAGAAGCTGAGGAAGTTGAAGGGGATGAGGACTGCGCACAGGATCAGCGCCAGGGCCAGATCGGCCCAGGTCGGAATCGCCTGGAGGCCGATGGTCACGAAGAAGGCGACGAGGAAGAGCTCCTTAACGCTGAACAGGGACTTGGACAGTTCGGTGGATCTGGGATGGCTGGCGAAGAGCAGTCCCATGGCGAGTGCGCCGAGGTCGCCGTGGATGCCCACGGACTCGAAGGCGAGGTAGCCCGGCCCCAGCGCCATGACCACGCCGAACAGCACGAGCAGCTCGCCTCGCCCGATGCGATCGAGGATGCGGCGCAGCACCCATGCCGCGGGAACCACGAGAACCAGAGCGAAGCCCCACGGGCTCGGCGGCTCCTCCCCCGCAACGGTGATGAACGCGACCGCCGCGATGTCTTGGATGACGAGGATGGCGATGGCGATCTGACCATAGTACGAGCCGTCGTCGGAGCGGTCCTCGAGCACCTTGACCACGAGCACCGTCGACGAGAACGAGAGTGCGAACCCCAGCAGCCCCACCGTGCCCAGACCGCCGCCCAAGGTCACGAGCCCGATGACCGCAGCGAGTCCGATCGTGCCGGCGCCGACGACAACGCTCGTGAGCATATGGAGTGCGGCAGTGCCGAAGGCCTCGGGCTGAAGCAGCGAGCGCAGATCGAACTTCAGTCCGATCGTGAAGAGCAGAAGAATCACTCCGAGGTCGGAGACCTGCTCGAGTCCGGCGAAGGCGGTGACGTCGAGGGAGTGGAGGAGAAATCCTGCGCCGAGGAATCCGACCTTCGTAGGCGATCAGGCCGAGTGCCAGGGCGACCGCGATGGTGACGATGATGTCCTCCACAGCGACCCTCCTCAGCCGATCCGGCGCCGACAGGCCCACCGTGGCCGCCGCGCTCATTCATCCTGTGCACAAAAATACCGTGTCTCAGGATCACAAGGTGGAGATGGGAGGCAGAAATCGGCGATCGTATGCCGAAATCCCTCTGCGTCAGGGTCGAATCTGCCTCAGGGTCGGAGGAGCCTCTGCAACATTTCGAGGCGCTCGGACATGGAGCGCTCCATCCCGTTGCCGGTCGGTTCGTAGTAGCGTTTGCCGCGCAGCGTCTCGGGCAGGTACTCCTGGGCCGCGACACCATGCGGATAGCTGTGCGAGTATCTGTACCCCTCACCGTGGCCGAGCTCCTTCGCCCCGGGATAGTGCGCGTCCCTCAGGTGGGCCGGGACCTGTCCGGCGAATCCGTTCTTGACGTCGGCGATCGCCTGGTCCAAGGCCATGTAGCTCGCGTTCGACTTCGGGGCCATCGCCAGGTAGGTGACCGCCTCGGCGAGGGGGATCCGACCTTCCGGCATGCCGATGTTCTGCACTGCGGTCGAGGCGGCCACCGCAATCGGCAGCGCCTGTGGGTCGGCCATGCCGATGTCCTCTGCCGCGGAGATGACGATTCGCCTGGCGATGAACCGGGGGTCCTCACCGGCGACGATCATCCGGGCCAGATAGTGCAGTGCGGCATCGACATCGGAGCCGCGGATGGACTTGATGAATGCGGAGACCACGTCGTAGTGCTGATCGCCGTTTCTGTCGTAGCGCAGCACCGTCTCGGAGCTGGCCTCGGCGCAGGCGGCCTCGGTGATGAGGATCGGTCGGTTCTCGTCCTCTGCTTTCGACTCGCCGGTTTCGCCGACCTCCTCCGACTCGTCGGAGTCGGTGTCCGATTCGCCGTCGAAGTCGGAATGGGCGGCGGTCGAGCCGTCGGCGAACTCCGCCTGCGCGGTCGCGATCCCGGCGGCCGCTTCGAGGATCGTCAGGGATCGCCTGGCGTCGGCGCCGGCGATGCGGACGATGAAGTCCTTCGCGGCCGGTTCGAGTTCGAACTGCCCGGCCAGACCACGTTCGCTGACCACAGCACTGTCGATCAGGTCGGCGACCGCGGCATCGTCGAGTGGCCGCAGCGTGAGCAGAAGGGAGCGGGACAGGAGCGGGGAGATGACCGAGAACGAGGGGTTCTCCGTCGTCGCCGCCACGAGCACGACGAGGCGATTCTCCACCGCCGGCAGCAGCGCGTCCTGCTGAGCCTTCGAGAACCGGTGGATCTCGTCGAGGAACAGCACGGTCGTACGCTGGTACATGTCACGTTCGCGCCTGGCGTTCTCGATCACCTGACGCACGTCCTTGACACCGGCGGTGATGGCGGAGAGTTCGACGAAGGTGCGTCCCGGTGCGTGGGAGATCACGTGCGCCAAGGTGGTCTTGCCGACCCCGGGAGGGCCCCACAGGATCACCGAGGAGGCTCCGGCCCGGTCTCCCCCGCTGGCTTCGACGAGTTGGTTCAGCGGTGAGCCGGGGAACGTGAGATGGTCCTGGCCGACCACCTCGGCGATGGTGCGCGGACGCATGCGCACCGCCAGCGGATCGAGGGCACGCCCCGCACCGGCGGAAGAACCGCCGACGCCCGGGCCAGGAGATCCCTGATCCGGGCTGTCGGAGGAGAAGAGGTCGGGACCGTCGGTCATCAGGCCTCGACGACGTCGGCTTCCGGCTCGAAGTCCACGCCTGCCTCGGCACGCTGGGCGTCGGTGATCGGTGCGGGTGCCTGGGTGAGCGGATCGTATCCTCCGCCGGACTTCGGGAAGGCGATGACTTCGCGAATCGAATCGACATCGGCGAGCAGGGACACGATGCGGTCCCAACCGAAGGCGATGCCGCCGTGCGGAGGTGCGCCGAACTTGAAGGCTTCGAGGAGGAAGCCGAACTTCTCCTGCGCCTCCTCTTCGCTGATGCCCATGATCGTGAACACGCGTTCCTGGACGTCCTTGCGGTGGATGCGGATCGAGCCTCCGCCGATCTCGTTGCCGTTGCAGACGATGTCGTAGGCGTAGGCCAATGCCGCACCCGGGTCCGATTCCAGGGTGTCGAGGAATTCGGGCTTGGGCGCGGTGAAGGCGTGATGGACCGCTGTCCAGGCTCCCCCGCCGACGGCCACGTCGCCCGCGGCCTGTGCATCGGCGGCGGACTCGAACATCGGTGCGTCGACGACCCATACGAAGGCCCAATCGCCGTCCTTGATGAGTCCGGTACGTTCGGCGATCTCGTTGCGAGCAGCACCGAGGAGGGCCCGCGAGCTCGATCGGTCACCGGCGGCGAAGAAGATCGCGTCCCCGGGGGCCGCTCCTGCGGCTGCGACGAGCCCGGCCTTCTCGGCATCGGAGATGTTCTTGGCCACGGGACCGGTCAGGGTCCCGTCTTCGGCCACGAGCACATAGGCCAGGCCCTTGGCGCCGCGCTGTTTGGCCCAGTCCTGCCAGGCGTCGAGCTGACGTCGGGGCAGGGAGCCGCCGCCCGGGTAGACGACGGAGCCGACGTAGTCGGACTGGAAGACCCGGAACGGAGTCTCGGAGAAGAAGTCGGTGAGATTGTGCAGTTCGAGGTCGAAGCGCAGGTCGGGCTTGTCGGTGCCGTACTTCTCCATCGCCTCGGCGTAGGTGATGTGCGGGATCGGCGTGGTGATCTCGTGGCCGATGAGCTTCCACAGCGCCACGAGGATCTTCTCGGCCAACTCGATGATGTCGTCCTGCTCGACGAAGGAGGCTTCGATGTCGAGCTGGGTGAACTCGGGCTGACGGTCGGCGCGGAAGTCCTCGTCACGGTAGCAGCGGGCCAACTGGTAGTAGCGTTCCATGCCTGCCACCTGCAGGAGCTGTTTGAACAGCTGCGGGGACTGCGGCAGGGCGTACCAGGAGCCGGGCTGCAGGCGTGCGGGCACCAGGAAGTCGCGGGCGCCTTCCGGGGTAGACTTCGTCAGGGTCGGGGTCTCGATCTCGAGGTATTCCTGCTCGTCGAGGACCGCGCGGGCCGCCTTGTTCGCGGCCGAGCGCAGACGCAGGGTCTTCGCCGGTCCCGAGCGCCGCAGGTCGAGGTAGCGGTAGCGCAGTCGGGTCTCCTCTCCTACGGTTCCGGCGTCTTCGGCGTGGTCGGAGACCTGGAAGGGCAGCGCTTCGGCGGGGCTGAGGACCTCGACGGTGGTGTCGACGACTTCGATCTCACCGGTGGGCAGGCTCGGGTTGGTGTTGCCCTCCGGTCGCTGGGACACGGTGCCGGTGACCTTGACGACGGTTTCGTTGCGCAGTGCGTGTGCATCGTCTTCGCGGACTACGACCTGGACGATTCCAGAAGCCTCACGCAGATCGATGAAGGCGACACCTCCGTGATCGCGACGACGGTCGACCCACCCTGTGAGGGTGACGGTTTGTCCTGCATGTGAGGCTCGCAGGCTTCCGGTTTCGTGGCTTCTCAGCACCAAGGGCTCCTTTACGATGTTTATGTGGCAGCGCGTGAACAATGATAGTCGCTCGCCGCCCGATTGCTGACACGGCCGTGGCCGACCAAGTCGTCGGCTGTGACGAGGAAGAGGATGACATTCGGCTGTGACGAGGAAGAGGATGACATGGAGACAGAGGACATGGGCACGGACGGTTCCGAGGCGGATGCGGGAACCGACCCCACTTCGGCACAGGTCGAGGTGGCGGCGGAGACCTTCCGCATGCTCGCCTCGGGCACACGTCTGCGTCTGGTCTGGACCCTGGTGAATCAGGAACTCGATGTGTCCTCACTCGCCGAGGCGATCGGTGCGGCAGTGCCCACCGTGAGTCAGCATCTGGCGAAGATGAGGTTGGCCGGGCTCATCTCCTCCCGCCGGGACGGGCGCCGGATCTTCTACACCGTCGACGACCCTCACGTGGTCTCGATGGTGCGCGAGATCTTCGATCACATCGCCCCGGACGGTTCGCTGGCCCCTGATCCGCCCGCGACGGGCACCTGAGCCGGGTCTCGGATCCTGGGGCAGCCTCCGATCCTGCGTCTCCTCAGTCCCGGTACACTCGCGGTCGGCGGTCGGCGTCGACCGGTTCCCAGGTCTGGGGATCGGCCGCGGTCTGCTCACCGGTGCGGATGTCCTTGATCTCGTGGCCGCTCTCGCCATCGGTGAACCACACGAAGGGGATCTGCCGACGTTCGGCGTATCGTATCTGCTTGCCGAACTTCGCCGCGCTCGGTGAGACCTCGCAGGCGATGTCGCGGGCGCGCAGAGCGGCGGCGACGGCATCAGCTTCGGCACGCTTGGACTCATCGGTCACGGCGACGACGGCGACCGACGGTGTTCCGCGGGTGGCGCCGATGCCGCTGTCCGGATCGAGGATGAAGGCCATGAGCCGTGAGACGCCGATCGACATTCCCACGCCCGGGTAGCTCTTCTTGCCCACCGTGACGAGGGAGTCGTAGCGACCGCCCGAGGCGACGGAGCCGAGCTCCTCGTATCCGATCAGCTGCGTCTCGTAGACAGCACCCGTGTAGTAGTCGAGTCCGCGTGCGATCTTCAGCTGCGCCACGACGACGCCGGGGGCCCTGTCATGGGCCGCACGCAGCATCGTGGTCAGGGACTCGAGGCCTTCGTCGAGCAGCGGGTGCTCGACTCCGAGCCCGCGCACCTCCTCGGCGAAGGCAGGCGAGTCGGATTCGATGGCGGCCAGCTCCAGGCACAGTCGCTGCTGCTCGTCATCGGCTCCGGCTTCGGCGGCCAACAGCTTGCCCACCTCGGCGGGACCGACCTTGTCGTACTTGTCGAGGCAGCGCAGCACCGCCTGGATGTTGCTCAACCCGATGCCTCGGGCGAAGCCTTCGAGCAGTCTGCGGTCGTTGACGACGATCCTGATCGGTGGCACACCCAAGGGTGCCAGTCGGCTGAAGGCGTCTGCGACGGCCAGCGGAATCTCGACCTCGAAGTGCCCGGGCAGCTCCGCCTCGGCGATGACGTCGATGTCGGCTTGGATGAACTCCCGGTACCGGCCCTGCTGCGGACGCTCCCCGCGCCACACGGGTTGGATGCGTGCGGCCCTGAACGGGAAGCTGAGTTCGTTCGCATTGTCGGCGATGTAGCGGGCCAGCGGCACGGTGAGGTCGAAGTGCAGACCCAGCGGATTGCGCTCCGTGCCTTCGGAGTGGAGACGGCTGACGGCGAAGATCTCCTTGTCGATCTCCCCGTCCTTGGCCAGGTGGCTGATCGGCTCGACCGCCCGGTGGTTGAGTGCCGAATACCCATGCAGTGCGAAGGTGTGGTCGAGGACGTCGATGACGGACTTCTCGATTACGCGTTCGGCAGGCAGTCGTTCCGGGAATCCGGACAGTCGGGCTGACTTCGCCATTGTTCTCCTTGGTGTTCTTCGTCTCTGATGGTGGTTCGCCGGTGCCGGCTGTGCTCGTGTGCGCTAGAGGAACGGGTTCGTCGCCGATTCGTGTCCAACTCGTGACCTCGGGCCGTGTCCAGGATAGATGGGAACGTCGGGCAGCGTGGTGAAGGCCCGCAGCGATTGCGCCATCGCCGAGGCGTCTCCTCCCGGCAGGTCGACCCGTCCGATCGCTCCGGCGAAGACCACGTCGCCGGTGAAGATGATCTCCTCACCGTCGGCGTGTACGCGCAGGAGCGTGGATCCCTCCGTGTGTCCCGGAGCGGCCAGGGCCGTGATGGTCAGGCCGGCGACCTCGAGGGTCTGGGCGTCGACGAGGGCGTTGACCTCGGGCGCCGACCACCCCCTGACGAGGGGCTCGAGCATCTGCGCGAACTGCGGGCTCAGCGTCTCGGCGGGTTTGTCCAGGCGGTAGCGGTCGGGGTCGCCGAGGTGGACCGGCACATTCCACCGGGACAGCACATCGGTCAGCCCGAGGACATGGTCGGGGTGGCCGTGGGTCAGCAGCACGGCACGGGGCACGAGATTCTCCTCCTCGACGATTTCGGCGAGGCCGGGTGCGCAGTCGAATCCCGAGTCGATGAAGACGCAGTCGTCTTCGCCCTCTGCTCGGACGGCATAGCAGTTGACATCGAGGAATTCGGCGGTGGTCGAAAATACATCCATGCTCAAAGTCTATCGAGAGCCCGGTGCTTGGTTATGCTGGGATAACGTCAATCAGGAAATCGAGTGATCTGCAGGCACAGTGCCCCGCAGGTTCGACCGATGGAAACAAGGTGAGAATCATGTCGACCCCGACGCCGAAGCCGGTCCCGCGCCCGTCATCCCTGCCCCGCCCGCAGACGCCTCAGACCGTGGTCGGCACGACCGTTGATCATGATGCGGAAGTTCGACGAGCAGCGGATCACGGCCGCGCCGACCAGGAGGGCAACGTCTTCGTCGTCACCGCTGAGGGCGAGCGGGCGGTCGGGCAGTATCCGGATGCCAGTCCTGAGGACGCCTTGGAGTACTTCGCCAAGAAGTATGTCGAACTCGTCGAACACGCGGTTCACCTGCGCAACCGCCTGTCCGCCGGAGCCCCGGGCCGCGAGGTGGCTTCGGCCGCGAAGACCCTGCAGGAGTCGGTGCCCGATGCCAATGTCGTCGGGGACCTCAGGGGGCTGTCTGCGACCTTGGACACCCTGATCTCCGATGCTCAGGACACGGAATCGAGGCAGGCGGCCAAGGCCGAGGCCGCGAAGCTCGATGCGGCCCAGGAGCGCGAGGAGATCGTCGCCGAGGCAGAAGCGCTGGCGAAGCGCGATCCCGCGAAGATCCAGTGGAAGCAGTCGGGAGCGCGTCTGCGTGAGCTCTTCGGCCAGTGGAAGGAGATGCAGCGCAACGGTCCCAGGCTCCCCCGTGCCGTGGACCAGGAGCTGTGGGGCCGATTCTCGCAGGCTCGGAACACCTTCGAGCACAAGCGGAAGGAATTCTTCGCAGAGCTCGACAAGCTCAATTCCGAGGGCAAGCGGATCAAGGAGAAGATCGTCGCCGAGGCGGAATCACTGTCGGACTCGACCGATTTCCGCACCGTGTCCCAGAAGTACAAAGAACTCATGAGTCAGTGGAAGAAGGCCCCGCGGGCCTCCCGCAAGGACGATGATGCCCTCTGGGCACGCTTCCGGGCCGCGCAGGACGTGTTCTTCTCCGCCCGTGATGCCGAGAATGCTGCGATCGACGAGGAGTACAGGGGAAATCTTGCGGTCAAGGAGGAGATCCTGACCAGAGCGCAGGCTCTGCTGCCTATCCGAGACATCGCGGTCGCGAAGAAGGAGCTGCGCGTCATTCAGGACGAGTGGGAGGCCGCCGGGAAGGTTCCTCGTGCGGACATGTCCCGGATGGAAGGCGGTCTGCGTGATGTCGAACGTGCGCTCTCCGAGGCCGAGGACGCCGAATGGAAGCGCAGCAACCCGGAGACAAAGGCACGGACGTCCGGCGCGCTGAGCCAGCTCGACGATTCGATCGCGGAACTGGAGCAGACATTCGAGAGGGCCAAGTCCAGCGGCGATGACAAGGCCGTCGCCGAGGCACAGAGCGCGCTGGATGCGCGTCGCGCCTGGCGGGATCAGTTGACTCAGACGGCGGCCGAACTGGACTGACGTCTCCGGCAGCGCCCGTCGGCCCCACTGCGGCCGGACAACGACCGGACACGACTGCCTCGTCCCTCCACAGCCCGTCGGACACGAGTCGGGACTTATCCACAGATTGGGGCAGCGGTCTTGAACACGCCTCCAGGCAGCGCAATAGTGGCTGTATGGAGGCGATGTTTCACCTGCGGGACTACAGCTACGAGCATCTCACGGAGCTCACGCTCGATGGCCTGCTGACCCGACTGACCGAAACAGCCTGGGTGCGCAAGGGCGCCGTTCTCGGCCCGGAGGACCGCATGGCGGCGCTGCATGCGCAGATCCCACCGCATCTCGTCCTCTCCCACGCCGTGGCCTGGTGGGTCCACAGCGGGCTCGGACGGGCGCCGAGCCCGCTGACGTTCATCACCTATCCGCGGCGACGCTACGTCGACGGCAACGATGTCATCGTCCACGAACTCACGATTGCCGAGAACGAGTGGCAGCTCATCGACGGCCAGCCCATCACCACGGAGGAGCGGACCCTCTACGACCTGCTGCTTC
The Brevibacterium marinum genome window above contains:
- a CDS encoding DUF349 domain-containing protein; the encoded protein is MSTPTPKPVPRPSSLPRPQTPQTVVGTTVDHDAEVRRAADHGRADQEGNVFVVTAEGERAVGQYPDASPEDALEYFAKKYVELVEHAVHLRNRLSAGAPGREVASAAKTLQESVPDANVVGDLRGLSATLDTLISDAQDTESRQAAKAEAAKLDAAQEREEIVAEAEALAKRDPAKIQWKQSGARLRELFGQWKEMQRNGPRLPRAVDQELWGRFSQARNTFEHKRKEFFAELDKLNSEGKRIKEKIVAEAESLSDSTDFRTVSQKYKELMSQWKKAPRASRKDDDALWARFRAAQDVFFSARDAENAAIDEEYRGNLAVKEEILTRAQALLPIRDIAVAKKELRVIQDEWEAAGKVPRADMSRMEGGLRDVERALSEAEDAEWKRSNPETKARTSGALSQLDDSIAELEQTFERAKSSGDDKAVAEAQSALDARRAWRDQLTQTAAELD
- a CDS encoding NAD(P)-binding protein — translated: MIISSLANAYSLQIVARLDEVLPDENEARLRPTDRPIDTGAAEVVVLGMGRIGVGAYQRLVDRGGLSVIGIDNDHLVVEELKRDEFNVLEGDATDHEFWHRLVVGGTARTVILAMAIHDSNTFALDQLRIAGFDGTIAAVVQRQGQVGHFTEAGVHAVVNIYSGSGAAVADAAMNPPTGRRPDGDASHTEG
- a CDS encoding replication-associated recombination protein A, whose product is MTDGPDLFSSDSPDQGSPGPGVGGSSAGAGRALDPLAVRMRPRTIAEVVGQDHLTFPGSPLNQLVEASGGDRAGASSVILWGPPGVGKTTLAHVISHAPGRTFVELSAITAGVKDVRQVIENARRERDMYQRTTVLFLDEIHRFSKAQQDALLPAVENRLVVLVAATTENPSFSVISPLLSRSLLLTLRPLDDAAVADLIDSAVVSERGLAGQFELEPAAKDFIVRIAGADARRSLTILEAAAGIATAQAEFADGSTAAHSDFDGESDTDSDESEEVGETGESKAEDENRPILITEAACAEASSETVLRYDRNGDQHYDVVSAFIKSIRGSDVDAALHYLARMIVAGEDPRFIARRIVISAAEDIGMADPQALPIAVAASTAVQNIGMPEGRIPLAEAVTYLAMAPKSNASYMALDQAIADVKNGFAGQVPAHLRDAHYPGAKELGHGEGYRYSHSYPHGVAAQEYLPETLRGKRYYEPTGNGMERSMSERLEMLQRLLRP
- a CDS encoding MBL fold metallo-hydrolase, which codes for MDVFSTTAEFLDVNCYAVRAEGEDDCVFIDSGFDCAPGLAEIVEEENLVPRAVLLTHGHPDHVLGLTDVLSRWNVPVHLGDPDRYRLDKPAETLSPQFAQMLEPLVRGWSAPEVNALVDAQTLEVAGLTITALAAPGHTEGSTLLRVHADGEEIIFTGDVVFAGAIGRVDLPGGDASAMAQSLRAFTTLPDVPIYPGHGPRSRVGHESATNPFL
- a CDS encoding ArsR/SmtB family transcription factor; amino-acid sequence: MGTDGSEADAGTDPTSAQVEVAAETFRMLASGTRLRLVWTLVNQELDVSSLAEAIGAAVPTVSQHLAKMRLAGLISSRRDGRRIFYTVDDPHVVSMVREIFDHIAPDGSLAPDPPATGT
- the hisS gene encoding histidine--tRNA ligase, with translation MAKSARLSGFPERLPAERVIEKSVIDVLDHTFALHGYSALNHRAVEPISHLAKDGEIDKEIFAVSRLHSEGTERNPLGLHFDLTVPLARYIADNANELSFPFRAARIQPVWRGERPQQGRYREFIQADIDVIAEAELPGHFEVEIPLAVADAFSRLAPLGVPPIRIVVNDRRLLEGFARGIGLSNIQAVLRCLDKYDKVGPAEVGKLLAAEAGADDEQQRLCLELAAIESDSPAFAEEVRGLGVEHPLLDEGLESLTTMLRAAHDRAPGVVVAQLKIARGLDYYTGAVYETQLIGYEELGSVASGGRYDSLVTVGKKSYPGVGMSIGVSRLMAFILDPDSGIGATRGTPSVAVVAVTDESKRAEADAVAAALRARDIACEVSPSAAKFGKQIRYAERRQIPFVWFTDGESGHEIKDIRTGEQTAADPQTWEPVDADRRPRVYRD
- the aspS gene encoding aspartate--tRNA ligase; the encoded protein is MLRSHETGSLRASHAGQTVTLTGWVDRRRDHGGVAFIDLREASGIVQVVVREDDAHALRNETVVKVTGTVSQRPEGNTNPSLPTGEIEVVDTTVEVLSPAEALPFQVSDHAEDAGTVGEETRLRYRYLDLRRSGPAKTLRLRSAANKAARAVLDEQEYLEIETPTLTKSTPEGARDFLVPARLQPGSWYALPQSPQLFKQLLQVAGMERYYQLARCYRDEDFRADRQPEFTQLDIEASFVEQDDIIELAEKILVALWKLIGHEITTPIPHITYAEAMEKYGTDKPDLRFDLELHNLTDFFSETPFRVFQSDYVGSVVYPGGGSLPRRQLDAWQDWAKQRGAKGLAYVLVAEDGTLTGPVAKNISDAEKAGLVAAAGAAPGDAIFFAAGDRSSSRALLGAARNEIAERTGLIKDGDWAFVWVVDAPMFESAADAQAAGDVAVGGGAWTAVHHAFTAPKPEFLDTLESDPGAALAYAYDIVCNGNEIGGGSIRIHRKDVQERVFTIMGISEEEAQEKFGFLLEAFKFGAPPHGGIAFGWDRIVSLLADVDSIREVIAFPKSGGGYDPLTQAPAPITDAQRAEAGVDFEPEADVVEA